From the genome of Sporohalobacter salinus:
TTCCACGTGATATGATACCATAATTTAAAGTATCTGTCAAGAACAAATTACTGAAATAATACTAAGTTTCAATTATTTCTCATCTCTAATTATCCGGACAGAGTTTAACACTGCCAACAAAGCAACACCTACATCTGCAAAAACTGCCTCCCACATTGTCGCCATACCTGCAGCCCCCAAAGCCATCACAAATCCTTTAATACCTAAAGTTAATATAATATTCTGCCAAACTACTCTTTTTGTATAATTAGCTACCTCCACAGCTTCCCCTAACTTAGCTGGTTCATCAGTCATTAATACTATATCAGCAGCTTCAATGGCAGCATCAGAACCTAATCCCCCCATAGCCACTCCAATATCTGCTCTAGCCAATACAGGAGCATCATTAATTCCATCTCCAACAAAAGCTAAACTACCTTTATCACTACTTTGAGAAATTAAATCTTCTACTTTTTCTACCTTTTCATTTGGTAATAATTCTGCCTGATAATTATCTAATCCCAATCTATCTGCCACTCTTTTCGCTACTATTTTATTATCTCCAGTTAACATATCAATCTTTTTAATTCCAAACTCTTTTAGTTTATTAATAGACTCTTTAGCGTCAGGCTTAATATGATCAGTAATTAAAATGGATCCAATATATTCACCTTCAACTACTATATAAACTACTGTCTCCCCTTCTAGCTGATGTCTGCTAGCTTTTAAATTTAAATTAGATAACAACTTCTTATTTCCTACCAAAACTTCCTTGCCATCTATTATGGCTTTAATACCTTGACCAGAAATTTCCTCATACTCTTCTATATTAGTAGTCTTAATATCTTCCGAAGAAGCAGCTAGAATGGATTGAGCAATAGGATGATTAGAATGAATTTCTGCTTTAGCAGCTAAATTTAACACTTCCTGCTTAGTATAATCTTTAACTGTTATAACTTTATTAACTTCAAATTTACCCTCAGTTAAAGTACCGGTTTTATCAAAAACCACTCTATCTAGATTATTTAAAGCTTCAAGATAATTTCCTCCTTTAACTAAAATTCCTTTATTAGAAGCAGCCCCTATTCCACCAAAAAATCCAAGAGGAATTGAAACTAATAATGCACATGGACAAGAAATTACTAAAAAGATCAAAGCCCGATAAATCCAATCAGTAAAGTGAGCATCTACCAATAATAATGGCGGCAAAATTGCCAAGGCTAAAGCTCCAAAAACCACAGCAGGCGTATAATACCGTGCAAATTTAGTAATAAACTTCTCCGTTGGAGCCTTTTTAGCGCTAGCATTTTCAACTAAATCAAGAATCCTAGTTATCGTTGACTCTTCTAACTCCTTTTCTATCTTAACTGTCAATACTCCAGTTTTATTAATGAAGCCACTTAAAACTTCTTCCCCTGGTTCTACATTTCGCAACTTTGACTCGCCAGTTAAAGCCGCAGTATCCATCTCGGCTTCTCCTGAAATAACTTTACCATCTAATGGTACTCTTTCACCAGATTTAACAATTATTCTATCTCCAACTTTTACTTCACTTGGATGAACCTCTTTAATTCCAGACTCCGTCTTTAAATTAGCATACTCAGCTTTAATATCCATTAAATCTTTAATAGAACGCCGCGATCTATCAACAGCAATATTCTGAAGTAACTCCCCTAACTGATAAAATAATATTACTGCTATTGCTTCTGGAAATTCATGAATAGCAAAAGCACCAATAGTAGCTACAGTCATTAAAAAATTTTCATCAAAAAATTGACCGCGACTAATATTTC
Proteins encoded in this window:
- a CDS encoding heavy metal translocating P-type ATPase, which gives rise to MSSNYKALSGLKKEFFLKGLGCANCANKIEKRINKLNNIKTAELNFPAKKLVITVKNKSEFDETIKVIKEIIYDLEPEVRVKRTDEEEESKGFLDNPTIKQKGLRLTIGSFLFISALIFSFSFNFKLGIFITAYLIIGGEVLKKSMRNISRGQFFDENFLMTVATIGAFAIHEFPEAIAVILFYQLGELLQNIAVDRSRRSIKDLMDIKAEYANLKTESGIKEVHPSEVKVGDRIIVKSGERVPLDGKVISGEAEMDTAALTGESKLRNVEPGEEVLSGFINKTGVLTVKIEKELEESTITRILDLVENASAKKAPTEKFITKFARYYTPAVVFGALALAILPPLLLVDAHFTDWIYRALIFLVISCPCALLVSIPLGFFGGIGAASNKGILVKGGNYLEALNNLDRVVFDKTGTLTEGKFEVNKVITVKDYTKQEVLNLAAKAEIHSNHPIAQSILAASSEDIKTTNIEEYEEISGQGIKAIIDGKEVLVGNKKLLSNLNLKASRHQLEGETVVYIVVEGEYIGSILITDHIKPDAKESINKLKEFGIKKIDMLTGDNKIVAKRVADRLGLDNYQAELLPNEKVEKVEDLISQSSDKGSLAFVGDGINDAPVLARADIGVAMGGLGSDAAIEAADIVLMTDEPAKLGEAVEVANYTKRVVWQNIILTLGIKGFVMALGAAGMATMWEAVFADVGVALLAVLNSVRIIRDEK